The Mesobacillus jeotgali genome window below encodes:
- a CDS encoding AI-2E family transporter — protein sequence MWIQRPFFKYATGTILLLLIIFLFGKIDYFVWPLQNFIIAIFFPVLISGLIYYILRKPVQWLERFMPKLASILIVFVLVSGLFSGFAYFAGSLLGEQISDIAENLPQKADEITEESKKVINDNKIGIVNPDEIKQKALNYLSKVTQNLGENIMTVFSVITSIATVLVVVPFLVFFFLKDDDKLRPYIIKLIPAEHAQEGNKILKDIDKTLFTYVTGQFIIALVDGTLMYIGYKIIGLDYALILAIFTMFLTVVPFLGPILGVLPALFVALAISPIMMLKVLLVLVIVQQLEGNLVTPQVMGKKLSIHPITVILLLIAAGSLYGFIGILIAIPLYSVVKIIIKDVWKFYKLREKRNPISQES from the coding sequence ATGTGGATTCAACGACCTTTTTTTAAATATGCAACAGGAACCATTCTTCTGCTTCTTATCATTTTTCTCTTTGGTAAAATAGACTACTTCGTTTGGCCACTGCAGAACTTTATTATCGCTATTTTCTTTCCAGTACTCATCTCAGGCCTTATTTACTATATTTTGCGTAAGCCGGTTCAATGGCTGGAGCGATTCATGCCCAAACTGGCGAGCATCCTGATTGTTTTCGTTCTGGTGTCAGGTTTATTCTCTGGATTTGCTTACTTTGCAGGATCACTTTTAGGTGAACAAATCAGTGACATTGCAGAAAACCTTCCACAGAAAGCAGATGAAATAACCGAAGAGTCAAAAAAAGTTATCAATGATAACAAGATTGGAATTGTTAATCCTGATGAAATCAAACAAAAGGCGCTAAACTACTTGAGCAAAGTTACTCAGAATCTGGGAGAGAATATCATGACGGTATTTTCAGTGATTACAAGTATCGCAACAGTACTTGTCGTAGTCCCTTTTCTCGTGTTCTTCTTTTTAAAGGATGATGATAAATTAAGGCCATATATAATAAAACTTATACCCGCGGAGCATGCTCAGGAAGGCAACAAAATTTTAAAAGATATTGATAAGACACTATTCACATATGTCACCGGTCAATTCATCATTGCACTTGTTGACGGGACCCTCATGTATATTGGATATAAAATCATCGGCCTGGATTATGCTCTTATCCTTGCAATCTTCACGATGTTCTTAACTGTTGTTCCTTTTTTGGGTCCAATTTTAGGTGTACTTCCCGCGTTATTCGTCGCTCTCGCCATCAGTCCAATAATGATGCTGAAGGTACTTCTTGTCCTGGTAATTGTACAGCAGCTTGAAGGGAATCTCGTTACACCCCAGGTAATGGGGAAAAAGCTCAGCATCCATCCGATTACGGTCATCCTTCTGTTAATCGCGGCAGGCTCTTTATATGGATTTATAGGTATACTGATTGCCATCCCGCTTTACTCTGTCGTAAAAATAATCATCAAGGATGTATGGAAATTCTATAAACTTAGAGAAAAAAGAAACCCGATCAGTCAGGAATCATAA
- a CDS encoding YhcN/YlaJ family sporulation lipoprotein, translated as MKRISVQLLIPIMTILLLAGCNTYTDEGAETYQINNDGAQIQNINQEYNSTSYNQTYRMRVDENAEEQVEMLNEVQSATIITVQRKAYVAVVLENGNTEGVPGELRNKITRQIKMNDEAIADVYVSANADFVVSMTDYREQLLTRRPIMGLTEEFNTTIKRVFPKER; from the coding sequence ATGAAACGAATTAGCGTACAACTGCTTATTCCTATTATGACTATCCTATTATTAGCTGGGTGTAACACTTATACGGATGAAGGAGCAGAAACTTACCAGATAAACAATGATGGGGCACAAATCCAGAATATCAATCAGGAGTACAACTCCACTTCATATAACCAAACATACAGGATGCGTGTAGATGAAAATGCAGAGGAACAAGTGGAAATGCTGAATGAAGTACAAAGCGCGACGATCATTACGGTCCAGCGAAAAGCGTATGTCGCTGTAGTTCTTGAAAATGGCAACACAGAAGGAGTTCCAGGTGAATTGCGGAACAAAATTACCCGACAGATCAAAATGAACGATGAGGCAATTGCAGATGTGTATGTCTCCGCAAATGCCGACTTTGTTGTCAGCATGACTGATTATAGAGAACAGCTTCTGACCAGAAGACCAATCATGGGGCTTACTGAAGAATTTAATACTACGATCAAAAGGGTCTTCCCGAAAGAACGCTAA
- a CDS encoding HD domain-containing protein — protein sequence MRDVTLLDIFEHHIAQKYLKRSGMAHAIAVAYHAFHLAREHNVDVDIAAKAGFLHDIGHFTWYRNGKWDYELYRKNDIHPIKGAERAHKLLIRLGENPVQAKATSLAILFHTDSFLPTNDIVRTPLQQVVKWADEKDEEEGGNHHYRKIEHERAKQSLIRLDQMIDEVLMNGEGGGDTQLPS from the coding sequence ATGAGGGATGTAACTCTATTGGACATTTTCGAACACCATATTGCCCAGAAATATTTGAAGCGATCCGGTATGGCGCATGCTATTGCTGTCGCTTATCACGCCTTCCACCTTGCCAGAGAGCATAATGTAGACGTTGATATTGCAGCGAAAGCCGGTTTCCTGCATGATATCGGCCATTTTACATGGTACAGGAATGGAAAATGGGACTACGAGCTATATCGAAAAAATGATATCCACCCAATCAAGGGAGCAGAAAGGGCGCATAAACTCCTGATCCGCTTGGGTGAAAACCCCGTACAGGCGAAAGCCACTTCACTTGCTATCCTTTTCCATACAGATTCCTTTTTGCCTACTAATGACATTGTCCGTACCCCCCTTCAGCAGGTAGTGAAATGGGCAGATGAAAAAGATGAAGAAGAGGGCGGTAACCATCATTACAGGAAAATAGAGCATGAGCGGGCAAAGCAAAGCCTAATCAGGCTCGACCAAATGATTGATGAAGTCCTAATGAACGGTGAGGGCGGGGGAGATACGCAATTACCCTCGTAA
- a CDS encoding SCO7613 C-terminal domain-containing membrane protein, translated as MEHTPKEERRRIFRNELYNLKELGYVSAEEYKNVAEAHNEYFLDLLAEERQEKELAARNKKNDSVDFEVQPAGNIPMKEKRKPQPIVRSKKSAEEIRERNISWSLNLGVIMLLIGGLFVATSNWETMTPFMKAGSIALVSGLFYGIAYISYKVLKIDKTAFAFVILGSLFLPIFTLSLGWFELLGSYLSFYGEGRFILGAISSSVLIPIYGYLANRLSSRLFVWFTFITVSITAAYLLKAIGLQTDGFYLGLVVFNTLLLAAYHQLKKKDVLSLFTKELALYCQANLVLSTLLMLFFYESNVFNGFNLILTAILYLSMIFVNGHKEYHFVFSAMFVYGAFQILENWQFAEGSIIGYALLGVVFLYVPRLIDDKYALKKAFQITSAVVSGLSFLFITAEAMMIHTENTSYILVAAYLIISANFIYLANNNGNMIFKYLSPIFLAAAMFEAVLQTGKWISIENLSLPIYLIGFVLFMLLGWLLNLRYLKTIKTSSRDVGIVIMLSMILITFFQSLWWELGLMYFLISYAFYVMLNIETRTILPLLSQWAAPISLGLSIAAFGEEIRLNSSFYHDAIGMPGNFAIAGALLLTISFGLGKIKENKLSKNAFFCANGFYAASLFYTFPFPISNIYGESAIWFGGIMMSLLLYKVTNERIAAFISAIISLVWYLITLNSIDDKLYDFNTLSEVLIIPGGGWLLLGIAALIFQRRKELAVAYSWIAHVYLAPILAIAFIIYGEEAIMSYLIAAGVYASSIPFVKKEWKVKSFLYAAFTSLFLAIHKAVDYFTETDSGHYGFLLTSILLAAFWKLSSPEYKHRTLYYLLPISLLGAASFLAAYPYSWLLFGITIGYASAILVLLHKVNWELAAIAPLMLIFYGTIQIIFQARLEVNWDIAILAGFGILLIFSGSRIFQNLWEKGGAIGLKSLDAYSLVGFLFVVSVAFLYGETFWALIIHGVLLSAGLWLQRNRIHGKGVNAIKLIAGAYLLVPYYTAIDQLELPALLEREIYVLPFVALSIFARFILKGKNKQITSYIQWAVLIIVSLLLIQDGLDSNTVYDALILGTLSLISMLAGMWLRVKAYFFVGAGVLLLNVILQTRPFWGNLPWWGYLLIAGSILITVASFNEWNKQKAAKGEKTILVRLKERLLMKLKNWN; from the coding sequence ATGGAACATACTCCTAAAGAAGAAAGACGCCGGATTTTTAGAAATGAGCTCTATAATTTAAAAGAATTAGGTTATGTTTCAGCAGAGGAATATAAAAATGTTGCGGAAGCACATAATGAATACTTCCTGGATTTGCTTGCAGAGGAACGACAGGAGAAAGAGTTGGCAGCCAGAAATAAGAAGAATGACTCTGTTGACTTTGAAGTCCAGCCTGCAGGAAATATTCCAATGAAGGAGAAGCGGAAACCGCAGCCTATAGTCAGGTCAAAGAAATCAGCAGAAGAGATCCGAGAACGAAACATATCCTGGTCGTTGAACCTTGGTGTCATCATGCTTTTGATTGGTGGTTTGTTTGTTGCGACTAGCAACTGGGAAACGATGACTCCTTTTATGAAAGCAGGGTCCATCGCGCTTGTTTCGGGTTTATTTTACGGGATTGCCTATATAAGCTACAAGGTGCTAAAAATTGATAAAACAGCCTTTGCGTTTGTGATCCTTGGCAGCCTATTCTTGCCGATTTTCACCTTATCACTAGGCTGGTTTGAATTGCTAGGGTCTTACTTATCGTTTTATGGCGAAGGCCGCTTCATCTTAGGGGCAATAAGCAGTTCAGTTTTGATCCCTATATATGGCTATCTCGCCAATAGGTTGTCTTCAAGGTTGTTTGTGTGGTTTACGTTCATTACTGTATCGATAACAGCAGCCTATCTGTTGAAAGCGATTGGCTTGCAAACAGATGGTTTCTACCTTGGTTTGGTTGTATTTAATACTCTTCTGCTTGCAGCGTACCATCAGCTGAAAAAGAAGGATGTTTTGTCGCTCTTCACGAAAGAACTGGCTCTTTACTGTCAGGCTAATCTGGTCTTGTCTACCTTATTGATGCTTTTCTTTTATGAGAGTAATGTATTCAACGGTTTCAACTTGATTTTGACTGCAATTCTCTATCTATCGATGATCTTCGTTAATGGCCATAAAGAGTATCATTTTGTTTTCAGTGCGATGTTTGTCTATGGTGCATTTCAGATTCTTGAAAATTGGCAATTTGCAGAGGGAAGCATAATCGGTTACGCACTTCTTGGAGTTGTTTTCCTTTACGTTCCCAGGCTCATAGATGATAAATATGCTTTAAAGAAAGCGTTCCAGATCACTAGTGCAGTCGTATCGGGTCTTTCGTTTCTATTCATCACAGCGGAAGCAATGATGATTCATACAGAAAACACATCCTATATTCTGGTGGCTGCTTACCTGATTATTTCGGCTAATTTCATTTATCTTGCCAATAACAATGGAAATATGATCTTCAAATATTTAAGTCCTATATTTCTTGCAGCAGCCATGTTTGAAGCGGTTTTGCAGACGGGAAAATGGATTAGCATCGAAAATCTTTCCTTGCCAATTTATTTGATTGGTTTTGTCTTATTCATGCTTTTAGGCTGGCTGCTTAATCTGAGATATCTTAAGACTATTAAAACTAGCTCGCGTGATGTCGGGATCGTGATCATGCTTTCAATGATTCTTATTACGTTTTTCCAGTCGCTTTGGTGGGAACTGGGGCTGATGTATTTCCTGATCAGCTATGCTTTTTATGTAATGTTGAACATTGAAACCCGGACGATTTTGCCACTGTTGTCTCAATGGGCAGCGCCAATCTCACTCGGCTTATCTATAGCTGCATTCGGTGAAGAAATTAGGTTGAATTCCAGCTTTTATCATGATGCCATAGGAATGCCGGGGAATTTTGCAATCGCGGGTGCCCTTTTATTAACGATCAGTTTCGGCCTTGGCAAAATCAAGGAAAACAAGTTGTCGAAAAACGCTTTTTTCTGTGCAAATGGATTTTATGCAGCAAGCTTGTTTTACACATTCCCGTTTCCAATTTCGAATATATACGGGGAATCCGCTATTTGGTTTGGCGGAATCATGATGTCCCTTTTGCTTTATAAAGTAACTAACGAACGAATCGCTGCATTTATTTCAGCTATAATCAGCCTTGTCTGGTACTTGATCACTTTAAATTCAATAGATGATAAGTTGTATGATTTCAACACATTGTCGGAGGTGCTGATTATCCCAGGAGGCGGATGGTTATTGTTAGGGATTGCCGCTTTGATTTTTCAAAGGCGAAAAGAGCTTGCGGTTGCGTATTCATGGATTGCGCATGTCTATCTCGCTCCTATATTGGCAATTGCATTCATCATCTATGGGGAAGAAGCAATCATGAGTTATCTGATTGCAGCAGGAGTTTACGCAAGTAGTATTCCTTTTGTAAAAAAGGAATGGAAAGTGAAATCCTTCTTGTACGCAGCGTTCACTTCATTATTTTTAGCAATTCACAAAGCTGTCGATTATTTTACAGAAACTGATTCAGGACACTATGGATTCTTGCTTACAAGCATTTTGCTGGCTGCATTTTGGAAACTGTCATCTCCTGAATACAAACACAGAACATTGTATTATCTTTTGCCGATTTCGCTGTTAGGTGCAGCAAGCTTCCTGGCGGCCTATCCATACAGTTGGCTGCTGTTTGGAATAACGATTGGCTACGCATCGGCAATATTGGTACTGCTTCATAAAGTGAATTGGGAATTAGCTGCGATCGCCCCTTTGATGTTGATTTTTTACGGTACAATCCAAATCATCTTTCAGGCCCGTCTTGAGGTAAATTGGGATATAGCGATACTTGCAGGATTCGGTATTTTGCTTATTTTTTCCGGATCAAGAATCTTTCAAAACCTTTGGGAAAAAGGCGGCGCAATTGGACTGAAAAGCCTGGATGCTTATTCATTAGTGGGTTTCCTGTTTGTTGTTTCTGTCGCTTTTTTGTATGGCGAAACCTTCTGGGCTCTCATTATCCATGGCGTCCTTTTATCTGCAGGGTTATGGCTGCAGAGGAACAGGATCCATGGAAAAGGAGTCAATGCAATTAAACTTATCGCGGGGGCATATCTATTGGTTCCGTATTACACAGCCATAGATCAGCTGGAATTGCCAGCCTTGCTGGAACGGGAAATCTATGTCCTTCCGTTTGTTGCTTTAAGCATCTTTGCACGCTTTATTCTTAAAGGAAAGAATAAACAGATCACTAGCTATATCCAGTGGGCAGTTCTGATTATCGTCTCTCTTTTGCTGATTCAGGATGGCCTTGATAGCAATACAGTTTATGATGCCTTGATTCTTGGGACGCTGTCGCTTATTTCAATGCTGGCCGGGATGTGGCTAAGGGTAAAAGCGTATTTCTTTGTAGGAGCGGGAGTTTTGCTTCTGAATGTTATCCTGCAAACGAGACCGTTCTGGGGGAATTTACCTTGGTGGGGCTACCTGTTGATTGCTGGTTCAATATTGATCACTGTTGCCAGCTTCAACGAATGGAATAAACAAAAAGCAGCCAAGGGAGAGAAAACCATTCTAGTAAGATTAAAAGAACGTCTGCTCATGAAATTAAAAAATTGGAACTAA
- a CDS encoding 3-ketoacyl-ACP reductase, whose translation MESLKGKTALITGAGRGIGRAAAIALAKEGVNIGMIGLTLSNLEKVTAEIEEYGVNVSGAVANVADMESVQHAVQHVTEELGPIDILINNAGIAKFGGFLDLEPQEWEKIIQVNLMGTYYVTRAVLPGMMERKTGDIINVASTAGQKGAPVTSAYSASKFGVLGLTESLMLEVRKHNIRVSALTPSTVATDLAIETNLTDGNPEKVMQPEDLAELMVAQLKLNRRVFVKTAGMWSTNP comes from the coding sequence ATGGAATCTTTAAAAGGGAAAACAGCATTAATCACGGGTGCAGGACGAGGAATTGGCCGTGCTGCTGCTATTGCACTTGCAAAAGAAGGCGTTAATATTGGCATGATCGGGCTTACGCTTTCTAATCTGGAGAAGGTTACAGCTGAAATAGAGGAATATGGGGTGAATGTGTCAGGAGCTGTGGCAAATGTAGCTGATATGGAATCTGTTCAGCATGCTGTACAGCATGTTACAGAGGAGTTAGGCCCTATAGACATTCTGATTAACAATGCTGGAATCGCAAAATTCGGCGGTTTTCTTGATCTTGAGCCACAGGAATGGGAGAAAATCATCCAAGTCAACTTGATGGGAACCTATTATGTGACCCGGGCTGTATTGCCAGGGATGATGGAACGGAAAACAGGTGACATAATAAATGTTGCGTCAACTGCAGGACAAAAAGGAGCGCCAGTAACAAGTGCGTACAGCGCTTCGAAGTTTGGAGTCCTTGGATTGACTGAATCACTAATGCTTGAAGTACGAAAGCATAATATCCGTGTCAGCGCCCTGACTCCAAGCACTGTAGCTACTGACCTGGCTATTGAGACCAACTTAACAGACGGCAATCCTGAAAAAGTCATGCAGCCGGAAGATTTGGCCGAATTAATGGTAGCGCAGTTAAAATTGAACCGCCGCGTTTTTGTAAAAACAGCTGGAATGTGGTCGACAAATCCATAA
- a CDS encoding GNAT family N-acetyltransferase, which yields MEYIRVNSIEDPLFTKLHNLMKEVFPPEEVLEFDLWKEPLEDPGIRVFVAVHEDEVVGVTEYRYYPDWNIAMTDFTIVGKPGLSLGRFLANKRMEDLQNLAGEKGVELFGMFAEIYDPYRKTDHDFGGVKTMDPFVRREVLSHLGYKRLDLEYVHPSWENDGEAVEGLDLCFMPTDENTLELPAALISDFLTTYYSVLAKKPEKWNKMIEQLKNRETVALLPL from the coding sequence ATGGAATATATTCGCGTTAATAGTATTGAAGATCCGCTTTTTACAAAGCTCCATAATTTAATGAAAGAAGTCTTTCCACCTGAAGAGGTACTTGAGTTCGATTTATGGAAAGAACCTCTTGAGGATCCGGGCATAAGAGTCTTTGTTGCAGTCCATGAAGATGAAGTCGTTGGTGTAACAGAATATCGATACTATCCAGACTGGAATATTGCAATGACGGATTTCACTATTGTTGGGAAACCAGGACTCAGTCTAGGGAGATTCCTGGCAAATAAAAGGATGGAAGACCTGCAAAACCTCGCTGGTGAAAAAGGCGTAGAGTTGTTTGGAATGTTTGCGGAGATCTATGATCCATACAGAAAGACTGACCATGATTTTGGCGGCGTAAAAACGATGGATCCTTTTGTGAGACGCGAAGTCTTATCTCATCTAGGGTATAAGCGACTTGATTTAGAATACGTCCACCCATCCTGGGAGAATGACGGAGAAGCTGTAGAAGGACTGGATTTATGCTTCATGCCAACAGATGAAAATACTCTTGAACTGCCTGCAGCGTTAATCTCAGATTTTCTCACCACTTATTATTCCGTTCTCGCTAAGAAACCGGAGAAGTGGAACAAAATGATCGAACAGCTAAAAAATAGAGAAACCGTGGCATTGTTGCCTTTATAA
- a CDS encoding carbon-nitrogen hydrolase family protein — MKMRVSAVQYHLHTIRSFEEFALQCEHYVKTAQEYGSEFVLFPEFFTTQLLSIGSEQGTRLTINELPGFTEQYLNLFQNFALETGMHIIGGTHVIAREGKLYNVAHMFYPDGRIVEQAKLHITPTEVNEWNMSAGEDFRVFDTDKGRIALLTCYDIEFPEIVRMAKAKGADVIFVPSCTDDRHGFHRVRYTSHARAIENQVYVVLTGTVGSLPTVDFMRANFGQAAVITPNDIPFPPRGLQVEGELNDDMIVTADLDLELLYEVRERGSVTTWRDRRTDLYPDWEQTEKI; from the coding sequence ATGAAAATGAGAGTTTCGGCAGTCCAGTACCATCTTCACACGATCAGGTCGTTCGAAGAGTTTGCTCTGCAATGTGAGCATTATGTTAAAACAGCACAGGAGTATGGTTCAGAATTTGTTTTGTTTCCTGAGTTCTTTACTACTCAATTGTTATCAATCGGCAGTGAACAGGGTACGAGGCTGACCATCAATGAACTCCCTGGTTTTACTGAACAATATTTAAACCTTTTCCAGAATTTCGCACTGGAAACAGGCATGCATATCATTGGGGGAACTCATGTCATCGCTCGTGAAGGAAAGCTCTATAATGTGGCGCATATGTTTTACCCGGATGGCAGAATCGTTGAGCAGGCGAAGCTTCATATCACACCAACCGAGGTGAATGAATGGAATATGAGTGCGGGTGAGGATTTCAGGGTATTTGATACAGACAAGGGTCGCATTGCGCTGCTAACTTGCTATGATATTGAGTTTCCTGAAATCGTAAGAATGGCAAAAGCTAAAGGTGCAGATGTCATTTTTGTTCCATCTTGTACAGATGATCGCCATGGTTTCCACCGTGTCCGCTATACCAGCCATGCACGAGCAATCGAAAACCAAGTCTATGTCGTTTTGACTGGAACAGTAGGCTCATTGCCAACAGTAGACTTTATGCGTGCCAACTTTGGCCAGGCGGCAGTGATCACGCCTAATGATATTCCGTTCCCTCCTCGAGGCCTCCAGGTCGAAGGAGAACTAAATGATGACATGATTGTTACTGCTGACCTCGATTTGGAGCTATTATACGAAGTGCGTGAGCGAGGTTCGGTCACTACATGGCGTGACCGCCGCACTGACCTTTATCCGGACTGGGAGCAGACAGAAAAAATCTAA
- a CDS encoding serine hydrolase, with amino-acid sequence MTLEELRIILLEELAGCKGRASLFLEIEGEIIEFNSNEVYQSASLIKLPILFEALRQMEAGQLQKESQLAIEEGDKVGDTGVLQAMRIKQLPVMDLLALMIIVSDNSATNLLIDLLGKESINATISRIGMSNSILQRKMLDFSAIQSGFDNYTSAADIGLCLKEAVNGDHLNQVSRSIFHSFLLQQQFKEKLPYYMEDNFLKIGNKTGELPGVEHDCGIITYGKKEAIIVVLIDELSDQQSGKSTIQKIGKHINSFITGFSTPLDL; translated from the coding sequence ATGACATTAGAAGAATTAAGAATAATACTGTTGGAAGAACTCGCTGGGTGCAAAGGCCGGGCGAGTTTGTTTTTGGAGATTGAAGGAGAAATTATCGAATTTAACAGTAATGAAGTTTACCAGTCTGCAAGTCTGATTAAACTGCCGATCCTCTTCGAAGCTTTGAGGCAAATGGAGGCAGGCCAGCTGCAAAAAGAAAGTCAATTGGCAATTGAAGAAGGTGACAAAGTTGGTGACACCGGTGTTCTTCAGGCCATGAGGATCAAGCAACTGCCTGTCATGGATTTATTGGCCCTTATGATCATCGTGTCAGATAACTCGGCTACTAACCTATTGATAGATTTGCTTGGCAAAGAGTCCATTAACGCGACTATATCCAGGATAGGAATGAGCAATTCTATATTGCAGCGCAAAATGCTGGATTTCTCAGCCATTCAATCCGGTTTCGATAATTATACATCTGCTGCCGATATCGGACTATGCCTGAAAGAGGCAGTTAATGGGGATCACCTAAATCAAGTGTCAAGGTCCATCTTCCATTCTTTTTTGCTGCAACAGCAATTCAAGGAAAAGCTGCCATATTACATGGAAGATAATTTTCTGAAAATCGGAAATAAGACCGGAGAACTTCCCGGAGTCGAACATGATTGCGGCATCATTACCTATGGCAAGAAGGAAGCAATCATTGTTGTTCTGATTGATGAACTTTCAGACCAGCAATCTGGAAAATCGACAATCCAAAAGATCGGGAAGCATATAAACAGCTTTATAACTGGTTTTTCGACTCCACTCGACCTATAG
- a CDS encoding oligopeptide/dipeptide ABC transporter ATP-binding protein, which translates to MENEVLLSVRDLKKHFTMGKNEILKAVDGISFDIYKGETFGLVGESGCGKSTAGRTMIGLYDRTDGEVVFNGKDVHSLTEKERFHFHKQMQMIFQDPYASLNPRSTVKEIISEPMEVHGLFPNKKERLERIYQLLEDVGLNRDHANRFPHEFSGGQRQRIGIARALALDPDFIIADEPISALDVSVQAQVVNLLKRLQKEKGLTYLFIAHDLSMVKQISNRIGVMYLGHIVELTASNQLYNKPLHPYTQALLSAIPIPDPDVEDQRERIILQGELPSPMDPPSGCVFRTRCQHAMDICAQKKPVWQEIDKDHYVACHLYDEHSEGKDKNEMLVNIR; encoded by the coding sequence ATGGAAAATGAAGTTTTATTAAGTGTAAGAGATTTAAAGAAGCATTTCACTATGGGTAAAAATGAAATCCTCAAAGCAGTGGATGGCATTTCGTTTGATATATATAAAGGAGAGACTTTTGGCCTTGTTGGTGAATCTGGCTGCGGCAAGTCCACTGCCGGAAGAACAATGATCGGACTTTATGACCGTACAGATGGAGAAGTTGTTTTCAACGGCAAAGACGTGCATTCACTTACAGAGAAAGAGAGATTTCACTTCCATAAGCAGATGCAGATGATCTTCCAGGATCCGTATGCATCGTTAAACCCGCGTTCTACTGTAAAAGAGATTATATCAGAACCGATGGAAGTCCATGGGTTGTTCCCTAACAAAAAAGAACGTCTGGAACGTATTTATCAGCTCCTTGAAGATGTTGGATTGAATCGTGACCATGCAAACCGTTTCCCCCATGAATTCAGCGGCGGGCAGCGGCAAAGGATTGGAATTGCCAGGGCACTTGCACTGGATCCTGATTTTATCATAGCGGATGAACCAATCTCAGCCCTTGATGTATCCGTTCAGGCCCAGGTGGTAAACCTGCTGAAGCGTCTTCAAAAAGAGAAGGGATTGACGTATCTATTCATTGCTCACGACCTTTCTATGGTAAAGCAAATCAGCAACCGGATTGGAGTTATGTACCTCGGACATATCGTCGAGCTTACAGCTAGTAACCAGTTATACAATAAACCGCTTCATCCGTACACTCAAGCATTACTGTCAGCCATACCGATACCAGATCCTGATGTGGAGGATCAGAGGGAAAGGATCATCTTGCAAGGAGAACTCCCAAGCCCGATGGATCCGCCTAGCGGCTGCGTTTTCAGGACGAGATGCCAGCATGCAATGGATATCTGTGCCCAAAAGAAACCTGTGTGGCAGGAAATTGACAAAGATCATTATGTGGCCTGCCATCTGTATGATGAACATTCAGAGGGAAAAGATAAAAATGAGATGCTTGTTAATATTAGATAA
- a CDS encoding C40 family peptidase: MESNNIWLVNVPVATLWTSHDSAREIDMDVVSGPLNIEKWLEKLTYEPRLQLCDDNLVQSQVLFGQEVLIIGEMDEWANVVVPDQPSGKDGRGYPGWIAKNQLIQQSDWYIKKGSVAVITAKKTLLYSEKNEKLMELSYQTRLPVVEDIVDRIRVKTPTGIGVLRAEDVAVFPSEEKIPKGNGAAIVGAGEQFLGLPYLWGGMSCYGYDCSGFSYNMCLANGYTIPRDAHEQAAAGVQVPLSDIMPGDLLFFAYEEGKGSIHHVGIYYGDGKLLHSPNTGKNIEIISLEGTIYEKELCAARRYWIDTEE, translated from the coding sequence ATGGAAAGCAATAATATTTGGCTCGTCAATGTCCCTGTTGCTACTTTGTGGACTTCCCATGATTCAGCTAGAGAGATCGACATGGATGTAGTTTCCGGTCCCTTAAATATAGAAAAATGGCTTGAAAAGCTTACTTACGAGCCACGATTGCAATTATGCGATGATAATCTGGTTCAATCACAGGTTTTATTTGGCCAGGAAGTCTTGATCATCGGTGAAATGGATGAGTGGGCAAATGTTGTTGTCCCAGACCAGCCGTCAGGAAAAGACGGTCGCGGTTATCCGGGGTGGATAGCGAAAAATCAGCTCATCCAGCAATCAGACTGGTATATCAAGAAAGGTTCAGTAGCTGTCATTACCGCTAAGAAAACCTTGCTATATTCCGAAAAGAACGAAAAGTTGATGGAATTGAGCTATCAGACCAGATTACCTGTAGTGGAGGATATTGTTGATCGAATTCGCGTTAAGACTCCAACTGGTATCGGCGTTTTGAGAGCTGAGGATGTTGCTGTTTTCCCATCAGAGGAGAAAATTCCTAAGGGGAATGGCGCTGCAATCGTAGGTGCCGGCGAGCAGTTCCTCGGCCTGCCATATCTTTGGGGAGGAATGAGCTGCTATGGCTATGACTGCTCTGGATTCAGTTACAATATGTGCCTGGCGAACGGTTATACCATTCCGAGGGATGCCCATGAACAGGCGGCTGCGGGTGTACAAGTTCCGCTGTCAGACATCATGCCAGGCGACTTACTTTTCTTTGCCTATGAAGAAGGGAAAGGAAGCATCCATCATGTCGGGATCTATTATGGAGATGGCAAGCTTCTTCATTCACCGAATACAGGTAAAAATATTGAAATCATTTCTTTAGAAGGAACGATTTACGAAAAAGAACTCTGTGCAGCAAGACGCTACTGGATTGATACGGAGGAATAA